A part of Bacillus thuringiensis genomic DNA contains:
- a CDS encoding Cof-type HAD-IIB family hydrolase: MKLIALDMDGTLLSSNLEISKENLQAIQTAKEAGHIVMICSGRAKEDALKLLEEYKLSLPVGASNGAIVYVDGKVINSRCLQNDKVYKLAKLLESEGFPYKLYTNKGVYSPYTWQDQVMQAFEENKHALDVTLEELERITEKQKKSNLITDFQKIEDVVNNPELEISKFFILTFNAAHRAQLLSMLQEDTDISVTASAPTNVEIMDKHGHKGNGLQEMAAYFNIPIEDTIAIGDNFNDVPMLQVAGLSVAMGNAEEDVKKLCDVVTLTNNEHGVAHAIEKFVLKQTSSSK; encoded by the coding sequence TTGAAATTAATCGCATTAGATATGGATGGTACACTACTATCTTCTAATCTTGAGATCTCCAAAGAGAACTTACAAGCTATCCAAACTGCAAAAGAGGCTGGTCATATTGTCATGATTTGTTCTGGTCGCGCAAAAGAGGATGCTTTAAAATTATTGGAAGAATATAAACTATCTCTTCCAGTTGGAGCGAGCAATGGGGCAATTGTTTATGTGGATGGAAAAGTAATTAACTCGCGTTGTTTACAAAACGATAAAGTATACAAGCTTGCAAAATTACTAGAATCTGAAGGTTTTCCTTATAAGCTATATACGAATAAAGGAGTTTATTCTCCATATACATGGCAAGATCAAGTCATGCAAGCGTTCGAAGAAAACAAGCATGCACTAGATGTTACACTTGAAGAACTTGAAAGAATTACAGAAAAACAAAAGAAATCAAACTTAATTACTGATTTCCAAAAAATCGAAGATGTTGTAAATAATCCAGAATTAGAAATATCTAAATTCTTCATTTTGACATTTAATGCAGCGCATCGTGCACAGCTATTAAGCATGTTACAAGAAGACACTGATATTTCAGTTACGGCATCAGCTCCTACTAATGTAGAAATTATGGATAAGCATGGTCATAAAGGGAACGGTCTACAAGAAATGGCTGCTTATTTCAATATACCAATTGAAGATACTATTGCGATCGGGGACAACTTTAATGATGTGCCAATGTTACAAGTAGCTGGCTTATCAGTTGCAATGGGAAATGCTGAAGAAGATGTAAAAAAACTATGTGATGTCGTAACATTAACAAATAATGAGCATGGTGTTGCTCACGCAATCGAGAAATTTGTATTGAAACAAACTTCATCTAGTAAATAA
- a CDS encoding DUF3948 family protein, with amino-acid sequence MKEQVLQVTKGDFVGSASGAVVLTALIVFLSSVLV; translated from the coding sequence ATGAAAGAGCAAGTATTACAAGTAACAAAAGGTGACTTCGTAGGATCAGCAAGTGGGGCGGTAGTATTAACAGCATTAATCGTATTTCTATCAAGCGTATTAGTATAA
- a CDS encoding DUF3948 family protein translates to MKDMKEQVLQVTKGDFVGSASGAVVLTALIVFLSSVLV, encoded by the coding sequence ATGAAAGATATGAAAGAGCAAGTATTACAAGTAACAAAAGGTGACTTCGTAGGATCAGCAAGTGGAGCAGTAGTATTAACGGCATTAATCGTATTTCTATCAAGCGTATTAGTATAA
- a CDS encoding DUF3948 family protein, with amino-acid sequence MKEQVLQVTKGDFVGSASGAVVLTALIVFLSSVLV; translated from the coding sequence ATGAAAGAGCAAGTATTACAAGTAACAAAAGGTGACTTCGTAGGATCAGCAAGTGGAGCAGTAGTATTAACAGCATTAATCGTATTTCTATCAAGCGTATTAGTATAA
- a CDS encoding DUF3948 family protein, with amino-acid sequence MKEQVLQVTKGDFVGSASGAVVLTALIVFLSSVLV; translated from the coding sequence ATGAAAGAGCAAGTATTACAAGTAACAAAAGGTGACTTCGTAGGATCAGCAAGTGGAGCAGTAGTATTAACGGCATTAATCGTATTTCTATCAAGTGTATTAGTATAA
- a CDS encoding DUF3948 family protein has product MNSEQVLQVTKTDLLGSLGGAVVLTSFILFLANVLV; this is encoded by the coding sequence ATGAACAGTGAACAAGTGTTACAAGTAACAAAAACAGATTTATTAGGATCATTAGGTGGAGCGGTAGTATTAACATCATTTATTTTATTCCTTGCAAATGTATTAGTATGA
- the hppD gene encoding 4-hydroxyphenylpyruvate dioxygenase, with protein MKQKSMDTLAAQMEDFFPVRDVDHLEFYVGNAKQSSYYLARAFGFKIVAYSGLETGNREKVSYVLVQKNMRFVVSGALSSDNRIAEFVKTHGDGVKDVALLVDDVDKAYSEAVKRGAVAIAPPVELTDENGTLKKAVIGTYGDTIHTLVERKNYKGTFMPGFQQVEFNIPFEESGLIAVDHVVGNVEKMEEWVSYYENVMGFKQMIHFDDDDISTEYSALMSKVMTNGSRIKFPINEPADGKRKSQIQEYLEFYNGAGVQHLALLTSDIVKTVEALRENGVEFLDTPDTYYDELSARVGKIDEEIDRLKELKILVDRDEEGYLLQIFTKPIVDRPTLFIEIIQRKGSRGFGEGNFKALFESIEREQERRGNL; from the coding sequence ATGAAACAAAAATCTATGGATACGCTAGCTGCACAAATGGAGGACTTTTTTCCGGTACGTGATGTAGATCATTTGGAATTTTACGTAGGAAATGCAAAGCAATCAAGTTATTACCTTGCGAGAGCATTCGGTTTCAAAATTGTGGCTTACTCTGGATTAGAAACTGGTAACCGTGAAAAGGTATCTTATGTTCTTGTGCAAAAAAATATGCGTTTTGTTGTGTCTGGAGCTTTAAGTAGCGATAATCGTATCGCAGAATTTGTAAAGACACATGGTGATGGTGTAAAAGATGTTGCTTTACTTGTTGACGATGTTGATAAAGCATACTCGGAAGCTGTGAAACGTGGTGCCGTCGCGATTGCTCCACCTGTGGAATTGACAGACGAGAACGGTACACTGAAAAAAGCGGTTATTGGTACGTATGGTGATACAATTCACACGCTTGTAGAGCGTAAAAATTATAAAGGAACATTTATGCCAGGATTCCAACAGGTGGAGTTTAATATTCCATTTGAAGAGTCAGGTTTAATTGCTGTAGACCACGTAGTTGGTAATGTTGAAAAGATGGAAGAGTGGGTTAGTTATTACGAGAACGTTATGGGCTTTAAACAAATGATCCATTTTGATGATGACGATATTAGTACAGAGTATTCTGCATTAATGTCGAAAGTTATGACAAATGGAAGTCGTATTAAGTTCCCTATTAATGAGCCAGCAGATGGAAAGAGAAAATCGCAAATTCAAGAATATCTAGAATTCTATAATGGAGCAGGTGTACAACATCTTGCTTTATTAACAAGCGATATCGTTAAAACAGTGGAAGCGCTTCGTGAAAATGGCGTGGAGTTTTTAGATACACCTGATACTTATTATGATGAGTTAAGTGCACGAGTTGGAAAAATTGATGAGGAAATTGATAGGCTAAAAGAATTAAAGATTTTAGTAGATCGCGATGAGGAAGGATACTTACTACAAATCTTTACGAAACCAATTGTAGATCGTCCAACTTTATTTATTGAAATCATTCAACGTAAAGGTTCTCGCGGATTTGGAGAAGGGAACTTTAAAGCATTATTTGAATCAATTGAAAGAGAACAGGAACGTCGCGGAAACTTATAA
- a CDS encoding fumarylacetoacetate hydrolase family protein — translation MKFVTFRLPSKEMRAGWLEGDKVIDMNLASDGELPSSMFAFLEKADEYVEVLRNMESPEKGIYSLEEVQLAAAIPNPSSIRDFYAFEQHVKTARGRRGLEVVPEWYDIPVFYFTNHRAVIGPGDFVIGPKKSKKLDYELEIACVIGKEGRNISREQAEEYIFGYCIMNDWSARDLQATEMKVGLGPAKGKDFATSLGAHLVTKDELDVYRNGDRYELEMTAHVNGKLLSKGNFQDIYYTFAEMIERASEDVTLYPGDVIGSGTVGTGCVLELGTEEWLQDGDVVELTITGLGTLRNTVKKEMEAGDGHVLSSHGGATS, via the coding sequence ATGAAATTTGTTACATTTCGTCTTCCTTCGAAAGAAATGCGAGCTGGATGGCTTGAAGGTGACAAAGTAATTGATATGAATCTTGCTAGTGATGGGGAATTACCTTCTTCTATGTTCGCCTTTTTAGAGAAAGCGGATGAGTATGTAGAAGTATTGCGTAATATGGAAAGTCCGGAAAAGGGTATATATTCCTTAGAGGAAGTGCAATTAGCGGCAGCAATTCCTAATCCGAGTAGTATTCGGGATTTTTACGCGTTTGAACAGCATGTAAAAACGGCCCGCGGCCGGAGAGGGCTAGAAGTTGTACCTGAATGGTACGATATCCCGGTTTTTTATTTTACGAACCATCGTGCTGTAATTGGTCCAGGTGATTTTGTAATTGGTCCGAAGAAATCTAAAAAGCTTGATTATGAGTTAGAAATCGCTTGTGTAATTGGGAAAGAAGGAAGAAATATTTCTCGTGAGCAAGCAGAGGAATACATTTTTGGTTATTGTATTATGAACGACTGGAGTGCAAGGGACCTACAAGCAACAGAAATGAAGGTAGGACTTGGTCCAGCAAAAGGAAAAGATTTTGCAACTTCATTAGGAGCGCACCTTGTTACGAAAGATGAATTAGATGTTTATCGTAACGGTGACCGTTATGAGTTAGAGATGACTGCTCATGTAAATGGAAAGCTACTATCAAAGGGGAACTTCCAAGATATTTACTATACATTTGCTGAAATGATTGAACGTGCTTCGGAAGACGTTACGTTATATCCAGGCGATGTGATTGGTTCTGGGACAGTAGGGACAGGTTGTGTTTTAGAGCTGGGTACGGAAGAGTGGCTGCAAGATGGGGATGTTGTAGAACTTACGATTACTGGTTTAGGTACGTTACGTAATACGGTCAAAAAAGAAATGGAAGCAGGTGATGGGCATGTTTTATCGTCACATGGGGGAGCTACCTCATAA
- a CDS encoding homogentisate 1,2-dioxygenase → MFYRHMGELPHKRHVQFRKKDGSLYREQVMGTKGFSGTQSILYHHYMPTEVGHAALSHSCQLQYEEDVALAHRHFRTKENKKTGDAVSGRNFMLGNEDLLIGVVAPTEKMDYFYRNGDGDEMLFVHYGTGKIETMFGTIHYRKGDYVTIPIGTIYRVIPDEGETKFLVVEANSQITTPHRYRNEYGQLLEHSPFCERDIRGPEKLETYDEKGEFVVMTKSRGYMHKHVLGHHPLDVVGWDGYLYPWVFNVEDFEPITGRIHQPPPVHQTFEGHNFVICSFVPRLYDYHPESIPAPYYHSNVNSDEVLYYVEGNFMSRKGVEEGSITLHPSGIPHGPHPGKTEGSIGKKETLELAVMIDTFRPLRIVKQAHETEDEKYMYSWIEEGSHTVK, encoded by the coding sequence ATGTTTTATCGTCACATGGGGGAGCTACCTCATAAACGACATGTACAATTCCGTAAAAAAGATGGTTCGCTTTATCGCGAACAGGTAATGGGAACAAAAGGTTTTTCGGGTACGCAATCTATTTTGTACCATCATTATATGCCAACGGAAGTAGGTCATGCGGCATTATCTCATTCTTGTCAGTTGCAGTATGAAGAAGATGTTGCTCTTGCTCATCGTCATTTTCGCACAAAAGAAAATAAAAAAACTGGTGATGCAGTAAGCGGAAGGAATTTTATGCTTGGGAATGAGGATTTATTAATTGGAGTAGTGGCTCCAACAGAAAAAATGGACTATTTCTACCGTAATGGTGATGGTGATGAAATGTTATTTGTTCATTACGGAACAGGGAAAATTGAAACGATGTTTGGAACGATTCACTATCGAAAAGGTGATTATGTAACAATCCCAATTGGAACGATTTATCGTGTTATTCCAGATGAAGGAGAGACTAAATTTCTTGTTGTAGAGGCAAATAGTCAAATCACAACGCCGCATCGCTATCGGAATGAATATGGACAATTGTTAGAGCATAGTCCGTTTTGTGAGAGAGATATTCGTGGTCCTGAAAAATTAGAGACGTATGATGAAAAAGGTGAGTTTGTCGTAATGACAAAGTCACGAGGGTATATGCACAAACATGTTTTAGGGCACCATCCGTTAGATGTTGTTGGTTGGGATGGCTATTTATATCCGTGGGTCTTTAATGTAGAGGACTTTGAACCAATCACAGGTCGTATTCATCAGCCACCTCCAGTACATCAAACGTTCGAAGGTCACAATTTTGTTATTTGCTCTTTCGTACCACGTTTATACGACTATCATCCAGAATCTATTCCGGCACCATATTATCATAGTAACGTGAATAGTGATGAAGTACTGTACTATGTAGAAGGAAACTTTATGAGCCGGAAAGGTGTGGAAGAAGGTTCTATTACACTTCATCCGAGCGGAATTCCTCATGGGCCGCATCCTGGGAAAACAGAGGGAAGTATAGGGAAGAAAGAAACACTTGAACTAGCTGTTATGATAGACACATTCCGTCCGCTTCGTATTGTAAAGCAAGCACATGAAACAGAAGATGAAAAATATATGTATAGCTGGATTGAAGAAGGTTCACATACTGTGAAATAG
- a CDS encoding amino acid permease translates to MKQIFQKKPIAKLMQESKQKTLARTLGALDLTMLGIGAIVGTGIFVLTGVVAAKHSGPAIILSFAIAALACAFAAFCYAEFASSVPVSGSVYTYTYATMGEVFAFLIGWDLMLEYLLATSAVANGWSAYFQSLLKGFGIHIPTILSSAPGTGKGGIIDLPAVLIILVMTVLLSRGVRESARINNIMVFIKLAVVLIFIFAGFNYVKPENWTPFMPFGLDGVMAGAATVFFAFIGFDAVSTAAEEVKRPQRDLPIGIIASLLICTVLYIVVSLILTGIVPYGQLNISDPVAFALQFIGQDSLAGVISVGAITGITTVMLVMMYGQVRVSYAMSRDGLLPKRLAKVHPKFKTPFLNTWTTGIIAALISGLIDLNVLAHLVNMGTLSAFALVAVAVIVMRRTHPDLPRAFKAPLVPFLPALTVIFCLYLMLQLSGTAWISFGVWMVIGIAVYFLYSRKHSALNNSKDEEDAANL, encoded by the coding sequence ATGAAGCAAATTTTTCAAAAGAAGCCTATTGCAAAGTTGATGCAAGAGAGTAAGCAAAAGACGTTAGCCAGAACATTGGGCGCACTGGATTTAACTATGCTTGGAATCGGGGCAATTGTTGGAACAGGTATTTTTGTTCTAACGGGCGTGGTAGCAGCAAAACATTCTGGACCAGCTATTATATTATCATTTGCGATAGCCGCGTTAGCCTGTGCCTTTGCTGCATTTTGTTATGCTGAATTCGCTTCTTCAGTTCCTGTCTCAGGCAGTGTGTATACGTACACATATGCGACGATGGGAGAGGTATTCGCATTTTTAATTGGATGGGACTTAATGCTTGAGTATTTACTCGCTACATCTGCTGTAGCAAACGGTTGGTCCGCTTATTTTCAATCTTTATTAAAGGGATTTGGGATCCATATTCCTACCATTCTCTCCTCGGCCCCTGGTACAGGAAAGGGTGGAATAATTGATTTGCCTGCGGTTCTAATTATTTTAGTGATGACAGTTCTTTTATCTAGAGGTGTTCGTGAAAGTGCACGAATAAACAACATTATGGTGTTTATTAAATTAGCGGTTGTTCTCATATTTATTTTTGCTGGTTTTAATTATGTAAAACCTGAAAATTGGACACCTTTTATGCCGTTTGGCTTAGATGGTGTAATGGCTGGAGCTGCTACAGTGTTTTTTGCATTCATAGGATTTGATGCGGTTTCAACGGCAGCAGAAGAAGTGAAACGTCCACAACGTGATTTACCAATTGGCATTATTGCATCTTTATTAATTTGTACGGTTCTTTATATTGTTGTTTCACTTATTTTGACAGGAATTGTTCCATACGGACAGTTAAATATATCAGATCCAGTTGCTTTTGCACTTCAATTTATTGGACAAGATAGTTTAGCGGGAGTAATTTCAGTAGGAGCAATTACAGGAATCACAACAGTAATGTTAGTTATGATGTATGGGCAAGTACGTGTTTCGTATGCAATGAGTAGAGATGGATTATTGCCGAAGCGCCTTGCTAAAGTCCATCCAAAATTTAAAACACCATTTTTAAATACATGGACAACAGGAATTATTGCGGCACTTATTTCAGGATTAATAGATTTAAATGTGTTAGCGCATCTTGTAAATATGGGGACTTTATCAGCCTTTGCACTTGTAGCTGTTGCTGTTATTGTAATGAGAAGAACTCATCCTGATTTACCAAGAGCATTTAAGGCACCGCTTGTACCATTTTTACCAGCATTAACGGTGATTTTTTGTTTATATTTAATGCTTCAGTTATCCGGAACTGCTTGGATTAGTTTTGGAGTGTGGATGGTTATCGGTATTGCGGTTTACTTCTTATATAGCCGAAAACATAGTGCTTTAAATAATAGTAAAGACGAAGAAGATGCAGCAAATTTATAA
- a CDS encoding MDR family MFS transporter: MKNTWRELRAMDRNIWIRFIGETLNGIAMMMLMPFFALYLKDKVDSLLEVGVIMALSPIAASFGSLLGGRIADIYGRKPIMIFSMVSNALFMLGFLFIEGFISYAILSIFLGLSNSLFHPAASAMVADVTAPEKRTEAYGLLRMGYNIGAAIGPIMGAAVVVLSKNIVFIIASSTMLFYALIVLFLIQETMPKVTDENPENKGEKTVAIWKIVFRDKVLMIYLLAGIIISMGFSQTEGMLPLHFDNEMKGIFGTNNPYPYLMALNGLLVVLFQFPISKWATDKPVGKTMLYGACLFGIGLFFIGWLPKWFGDFDANATIILITLLFVYAIYTLGEMIMSPVQMTFVANLVPEHLRGTYMGAASLQWITGGALGPLLGGFLLDRLLGHFLFTILAVGCVVAGIVYVSLDRLVEQRQKGTLTKQSS, translated from the coding sequence ATGAAAAATACGTGGCGTGAGTTAAGGGCGATGGACCGAAACATATGGATTCGGTTTATTGGCGAAACGTTAAATGGAATTGCAATGATGATGTTGATGCCTTTTTTTGCACTATATTTAAAAGATAAGGTGGATTCGTTATTGGAAGTAGGGGTTATTATGGCACTTTCTCCAATTGCCGCAAGTTTCGGTTCGCTTCTTGGTGGGAGGATTGCTGATATATATGGAAGAAAGCCGATAATGATCTTTTCAATGGTGAGTAATGCTTTGTTCATGCTAGGTTTTTTATTTATAGAAGGATTTATTTCTTATGCTATTTTATCTATTTTTTTAGGGCTCAGTAATTCATTATTCCATCCCGCTGCATCAGCAATGGTTGCGGATGTAACAGCACCGGAAAAAAGAACCGAGGCATACGGTTTATTGCGGATGGGATATAATATTGGCGCCGCGATTGGGCCGATAATGGGGGCAGCGGTAGTGGTGCTTTCAAAAAATATTGTGTTTATTATTGCTTCATCTACAATGCTGTTTTATGCGCTAATTGTGTTATTTCTTATTCAAGAAACGATGCCGAAAGTGACGGATGAAAATCCAGAGAATAAAGGTGAAAAAACAGTAGCAATTTGGAAAATTGTATTTCGAGACAAAGTGTTAATGATTTATTTATTAGCAGGTATCATTATTTCGATGGGATTTTCTCAAACAGAAGGCATGTTGCCGCTGCACTTTGATAATGAAATGAAAGGCATTTTTGGAACTAACAATCCATATCCATATTTAATGGCTTTAAATGGACTATTAGTTGTGTTGTTCCAATTTCCAATTTCAAAATGGGCCACAGATAAACCTGTCGGAAAGACGATGTTATATGGTGCATGTTTGTTCGGGATTGGTTTGTTCTTTATCGGATGGTTACCGAAGTGGTTTGGAGATTTTGATGCAAATGCCACGATTATTTTAATAACGTTGCTGTTCGTTTATGCCATATATACGCTAGGTGAGATGATTATGTCGCCTGTACAGATGACGTTTGTAGCGAATTTGGTTCCTGAGCATTTGAGAGGGACTTATATGGGAGCTGCAAGTTTGCAGTGGATTACAGGAGGTGCACTAGGTCCACTTCTTGGAGGTTTTTTATTAGATCGATTACTTGGCCACTTTTTATTTACAATTTTAGCAGTAGGATGTGTAGTTGCAGGTATTGTATATGTTTCTTTAGATCGTCTCGTTGAACAAAGGCAAAAGGGCACGCTGACCAAACAATCTTCTTAA
- a CDS encoding D-alanine--D-alanine ligase, protein MTKIKLGLLYGGKSAEHQVSLQTALAAIKALNQDKFEIHPIYITEQGQWVRGERIEGEVTDVEVLKMSGAENAISPLSLSTEIIPSAASEENAIDVIFPLLHGPNGEDGTVQGLLELMNIPYVGNGVLASAAGMDKVVMKNIFAEAGLKQAKYASFIRSVWEKDRETAYEKVEEVLGYPCFVKPANLGSSVGINKCKNREELENAFEEAFQFDRKIIVEENIVGREVEVGVLGNDEPKCSVVGEIVPKKDFYDYKSKYIDGDTALIIPAEMTEEESNVIKRDAIIAFQSLDGAGLTRADFFLTKDGEVYINEVNTMPGFTPFSMFPLLWQHTELPYPELIEELIRLAIERHEEKQKIKYTI, encoded by the coding sequence GTGACAAAAATTAAATTAGGTTTATTATATGGTGGAAAATCAGCTGAGCATCAAGTTTCGCTACAAACGGCTCTTGCTGCTATTAAAGCATTAAATCAAGATAAATTCGAGATTCATCCAATTTATATTACAGAACAAGGTCAATGGGTGCGCGGTGAGCGTATTGAAGGTGAAGTAACAGATGTTGAAGTTCTAAAAATGAGCGGCGCAGAAAATGCGATTTCTCCGTTATCATTAAGCACAGAAATCATTCCATCTGCAGCTTCTGAGGAAAATGCTATCGACGTTATTTTCCCATTATTACATGGACCAAATGGTGAAGATGGAACGGTTCAAGGATTATTAGAATTAATGAACATTCCTTATGTAGGAAATGGTGTTCTAGCATCAGCTGCTGGTATGGATAAAGTTGTTATGAAAAACATCTTTGCAGAAGCTGGATTGAAACAAGCGAAATATGCATCGTTTATTCGTAGTGTATGGGAAAAAGATCGTGAGACAGCATATGAAAAAGTAGAAGAAGTTTTAGGATATCCTTGCTTCGTAAAACCAGCAAACCTTGGTTCAAGTGTTGGTATTAATAAGTGTAAAAATCGTGAAGAACTTGAGAATGCATTTGAAGAGGCATTCCAATTTGACCGTAAAATTATTGTAGAAGAAAATATCGTTGGACGTGAAGTAGAAGTTGGTGTACTAGGTAATGATGAACCGAAATGTTCAGTTGTAGGTGAAATTGTACCGAAAAAGGACTTCTATGATTATAAGTCGAAATATATCGATGGTGATACAGCGTTAATTATTCCAGCTGAAATGACAGAAGAAGAGTCTAATGTTATTAAGCGAGATGCGATTATTGCATTCCAATCATTAGATGGTGCCGGCTTAACAAGAGCTGATTTCTTCTTAACGAAAGATGGAGAAGTATATATTAACGAAGTGAATACGATGCCAGGATTTACGCCGTTTAGTATGTTCCCTCTATTATGGCAACATACTGAATTACCGTATCCAGAATTAATTGAAGAGCTAATTCGTTTAGCGATTGAGCGTCACGAAGAAAAACAAAAAATTAAATATACAATCTAA
- the murF gene encoding UDP-N-acetylmuramoyl-tripeptide--D-alanyl-D-alanine ligase produces MINRPLKQVEQMVNGTGLAEQYEGITIQGVSIDTRKIEKGNLYVPIQGERFDGHAFVDKAVENGAVATLWMKDVANPPENLPVIFVEDTLSALQMLAKNYRDQLDVKVIGVTGSNGKTSTKDIVTSLLATKFKVQKTEGNFNNHIGLPLTILNLEENTEVAVLEMGMSSRGEIEFLSKLARPNAAIITNIGEAHLMDLGSREAIAEAKLEIVTGLQEGGVFVYNGDEPLLTNRVPEMNLIAETVTFGDARANDYYPTTVTLQATGTHFKMNREENISFYLPVLGKHNVYNTLASMAIAKHFGVTWEEMKEGLVTLQMTGMRMEIVKTNSGLTIINDAYNASPTAMEAAFHLMNGLDGFAKKIVVLGDMLELGSQEVQFHYEVGKLIDPAKIAYVFTYGRLGAQIAEGAKINFPNERVKAYDNKEELINELQAVVDVKDVVLVKASRGMKLEEVITMLK; encoded by the coding sequence ATGATAAATCGACCGTTAAAACAAGTAGAACAGATGGTAAATGGTACGGGATTAGCAGAGCAATATGAGGGAATTACTATACAAGGTGTGTCTATTGATACGAGAAAAATTGAAAAGGGAAACTTATATGTTCCGATTCAAGGTGAACGTTTCGATGGACATGCTTTTGTAGATAAAGCCGTTGAAAATGGAGCTGTGGCGACATTATGGATGAAAGATGTAGCAAATCCACCTGAGAATCTTCCCGTTATTTTTGTAGAAGACACGCTATCGGCATTACAAATGTTAGCGAAAAACTATCGCGATCAATTGGATGTGAAAGTTATTGGTGTGACAGGTAGTAACGGTAAAACATCTACAAAAGATATTGTAACAAGTCTTCTTGCAACTAAATTCAAAGTTCAAAAAACAGAAGGTAACTTTAATAACCATATCGGGTTACCTCTTACTATTTTAAACTTAGAAGAAAATACAGAAGTAGCTGTATTAGAAATGGGTATGTCAAGTCGAGGGGAAATTGAATTCTTATCTAAGTTAGCACGTCCAAATGCAGCTATCATTACGAACATTGGCGAGGCGCATTTAATGGACTTAGGCTCTCGTGAGGCAATTGCTGAAGCGAAATTAGAAATTGTGACAGGATTACAAGAAGGTGGAGTATTCGTATATAACGGAGATGAGCCATTATTAACAAATCGTGTTCCTGAAATGAATTTAATAGCTGAAACAGTTACGTTTGGTGATGCTAGAGCAAATGATTACTATCCAACGACTGTAACACTACAGGCAACTGGAACACATTTTAAAATGAATAGAGAAGAAAATATTTCATTCTACTTACCAGTATTAGGAAAACACAATGTGTACAATACGCTTGCTTCAATGGCAATTGCGAAACATTTTGGTGTAACGTGGGAAGAGATGAAAGAAGGTTTAGTAACACTTCAAATGACAGGCATGCGTATGGAAATTGTAAAAACAAATAGTGGATTAACAATTATCAATGATGCTTATAATGCAAGTCCGACAGCTATGGAAGCAGCATTCCACTTAATGAACGGTTTAGATGGATTTGCTAAGAAGATTGTTGTACTCGGTGATATGTTAGAGCTTGGAAGTCAAGAAGTACAGTTTCATTATGAAGTCGGTAAATTAATCGATCCAGCAAAAATCGCATATGTGTTCACATATGGTAGATTAGGGGCTCAAATTGCTGAAGGAGCAAAAATTAATTTCCCTAATGAACGTGTAAAGGCGTATGATAATAAAGAAGAGTTAATAAACGAGTTGCAAGCAGTAGTCGATGTGAAAGATGTTGTATTAGTAAAAGCATCTCGCGGCATGAAATTGGAAGAAGTAATTACGATGTTGAAATAA